One genomic window of Ornithorhynchus anatinus isolate Pmale09 chromosome 10, mOrnAna1.pri.v4, whole genome shotgun sequence includes the following:
- the GSR gene encoding glutathione reductase, mitochondrial, whose translation MAGCPRRLGSLVSRGLWRRAVSCWPRCPGPMDAAARPPPRCPTAAPAAPATNYDFLVIGGGSGGLASARRAAELGARAAVVESRKLGGTCVNVGCVPKKVMWNTAVHSEFMHDQVDYGFQSCDPKFNWRVIKEKRDAYVSRLNSIYQNNLNKSHIEIIRGHATFTSDPEPTVEVNGRKYSAPHILIATGGLPSLPSEQQIPGASLGITSDGFFELEELPRRSVIVGAGYIAVEIAGILSALGSQTSLIIRHDKVLRSFDSIISSNCTQELENAGIEVLKYSQVRAVRKSPAGLELSVTTVAPGGNPSVHTIQDVTCLLWAIGRDPNTQGLNLDRVGIRTDDRGHILVDEFQNTNRRGVYAVGDVCGRALLTPVAIAAGRKLAHRLFEGKEDSKMDYDNIPTVVFSHPPIGTVGLTEDEAVSKYGRENVKIYSTSFTPMYHAVTRRKTKCVMKLVCACRQEKVVGIHMQGLGCDEMLQGFAVAVKMGATKADFDNTVAIHPTSSEELVTLR comes from the exons ATGGCGGGTTGCCCGCGGCGGTTGGGCTCATTGGTGTCCCGGGGGTTGTGGCGACGGGCGGTGTCGTGTTGGCCCCGCTGCCCGGGCCCCATGGACGCCGCCGCCAGGCCGCCCCCGCGCTGCCCcaccgcagcccccgcagcccccgccacCAACTACGACTTCCTGGTGATCGGCGGCGGCTCGGGAGGACTGGCCAGCGCCCGCCGCGCCGCCGAGCTGGGCGCCAGGGCCGCCGTGGTGGAGAGCCGCAAGCTGGGGGGCACCTGC GTGAATGTTGGCTGTGTGCCCAAAAAG GTGATGTGGAACACGGCCGTCCACTCGGAATTCATGCACGACCAGGTGGACTACGGCTTTCAAAGTTGCGATCCGAAATTCAATTGGCG AGTGATTAAAGAAAAGCGGGACGCCTACGTGAGCCGACTGAATTCCATCTATCAAAACAACCTCAACAAG TCTCACATAGAAATCATTCGAGGCCACGCGACGTTCACCAGTGACCCGGAGCCTACAGTCGAGGTGAACGGCAGGAAGTATAGCGCACCTCACATTCTCATTGCCACGGGAGGCCTACCGTCGCTTCCCAGCGAACAGCAAATCCCAG GTGCCAGTTTGGGAATCACCAGCGATGGATTCTTTGAACTGGAAGAGTTGCCCAG GCGCAGTGTGATCGTTGGGGCTGGATACATCGCCGTGGAGATTGCCGGCATCCTATCGGCTCTGGGCTCCCAGACGTCCCTGATCATCCGCCATGACAAG GTGCTGAGGAGTTTTGATTCCATCATCAGTTCAAACTGCACCCAAGAGCTAGAGAATGCTGGCATCGAGGTGTTGAAGTATTCTCAG GTCAGAGCAGTGCGGAAGTCCCCCGCTGGCCTGGAATTGTCCGTGACTACCGTGGCCCCCGGGGGGAATCCCAGCGTCCACACCATCCAGGACGTGACATGCCTGCTCTGGGCCATCGGCCGGGACCCGAACACCCAGGGCCTGAACCTGGACCGTGTG GGCATCAGGACAGATGATAGAGGTCACATTCTCGTAGACGAGTTCCAGAACACGAACCGGAGGGGGGTCTACGCCGTCGGGGACGTGTGTGGGAGAGCCCTCCTCACGCCAG TTGCCATAGCTGCCGGACGAAAACTAGCCCATCGACTCTTTGAAGGCAAAGAAGATTCCAAAATGGACTACGACAACATCCCGACCGTGGTCTTCAGCCACCCGCCCATCGGGACTGTGGGGCTCACGGAAG ATGAAGCGGTTTCAAAATATGGAAGAGAAAATGTCAAGATCTATTCGACCTCCTTTACTCCAATGTACCACGCAGTTACCAGAAGGAAAACGAAATGTGTGATGAAACTGGTGTGTGCGTGTCGCCAGGAAAAG GTGGTGGGCATACACATGCAAGGCCTGGGGTGTGACGAGATGCTGCAAGGCTTCGCTGTGGCTGTGAAAATGGGAGCCACCAAGGCCGACTTCGACAACACGGTCGCCATCCACCCCACCTCTTCGGAAGAGCTGGTGACCCTCCGCTGA